A window of Prolixibacter sp. SD074 contains these coding sequences:
- a CDS encoding site-specific integrase, whose protein sequence is MNYYDKFKKSFEQEAVLRNLSERTRKSYWWHIADYSNFCKKDPEHTGVEELRAYFQSMLTDGNHKPGSVKMGYYALRFLFTNIYHKEWAKEYLPTPKVAKTLPLVLSKDEVSDVLGAIDNFKHRAIIMLIYSTGARVSESVNIKLTDIDSRRMQVNIQEGKGLKQRKVPLSPVLLSVLRDYYKKYKPQHYLFEGAGGKGTHLGITAVRTICINARHRTPQVKKPYTPHTFRHCFATHHLEQGTNILAIQRLMGHSDLSNTLKYLHVQQLNTSQVVNPLDTLEGLEGLCRNK, encoded by the coding sequence ATTAATTATTATGACAAATTTAAAAAAAGCTTTGAACAGGAAGCGGTTTTACGCAATTTAAGTGAAAGGACCCGTAAAAGTTACTGGTGGCACATTGCCGATTACAGTAACTTTTGCAAAAAAGACCCGGAACACACGGGAGTAGAAGAACTCAGGGCCTATTTTCAAAGTATGCTCACCGATGGGAACCACAAACCGGGCAGTGTAAAAATGGGCTACTACGCCCTTCGGTTCCTCTTTACAAATATTTACCATAAGGAGTGGGCAAAAGAATACCTTCCAACGCCAAAGGTTGCCAAAACACTCCCGCTGGTTTTATCAAAAGACGAAGTGAGCGATGTACTCGGGGCTATTGACAACTTCAAGCACCGCGCTATCATCATGCTCATTTATTCCACCGGGGCCAGGGTATCAGAGAGTGTAAACATCAAACTTACCGACATTGACAGCCGACGGATGCAGGTAAACATCCAGGAAGGCAAAGGGCTGAAACAACGTAAAGTGCCGCTATCGCCGGTTTTACTTTCTGTTTTAAGGGATTATTACAAAAAGTACAAGCCGCAGCATTACCTTTTTGAAGGCGCGGGAGGAAAAGGTACCCACCTGGGCATTACAGCAGTACGGACTATTTGTATTAATGCACGGCACCGCACGCCACAGGTTAAAAAGCCTTACACGCCACACACTTTCCGGCATTGTTTTGCCACGCACCACCTCGAACAGGGCACCAACATTCTGGCCATACAGCGCCTGATGGGGCATTCCGATTTAAGCAACACGCTCAAATACCTCCACGTGCAGCAACTCAACACAAGCCAGGTGGTAAACCCGCTGGACACGCTGGAAGGACTGGAGGGGCTATGCAGGAACAAATAA
- a CDS encoding IS91 family transposase produces the protein MQEQITVGSLLREYGGNYISQNKVTKEQQSLIHLLSACRTGGLGSHFEKCDHCSYTEKSYNSCRNRHCPVCQQKEKLEWLDKRMKELLPVGYYHLVFTLPHELNPLCLQNKKAMYGLLFKAVSQTLLELTRDVKHLGADIGLVTVLHTWGQNMKEHPHLHCIMPAGGLGFDREHWVHVPAKNNFFIAGKILAKKFRGKFLYLLKQAKEKGELDFHGKLAGIKGPVQFNRFLTPLYKKDWVVNAQAPMGNPEKILEYLSRYVFRIAITDRRILEVKNGKVRFSWKDYRTGRFREMKLDVDEFIRRFLLHILPKGFFKVRYYGILSSRYRKQNILAAKQLLAQEVENRKEEALEDGGQVWERQDTVWTEILECIQNFRQPNCPVCKKGRLRFAGLVKDVPWEPG, from the coding sequence ATGCAGGAACAAATAACTGTAGGAAGTTTACTGCGTGAATACGGGGGAAACTACATCAGCCAAAACAAGGTAACAAAAGAGCAGCAGAGCTTAATCCACCTGCTGTCGGCGTGCCGCACCGGGGGCCTTGGAAGCCATTTCGAGAAATGCGACCATTGCAGCTATACAGAGAAATCTTATAACTCCTGCCGCAACCGCCACTGCCCTGTGTGCCAGCAAAAAGAAAAACTGGAATGGCTGGACAAACGGATGAAAGAACTTCTCCCGGTGGGGTATTACCATTTGGTGTTCACCCTGCCGCATGAGTTAAACCCGCTTTGCCTGCAAAATAAGAAGGCGATGTATGGTTTATTATTTAAAGCTGTTTCACAAACCCTGCTCGAACTTACCCGTGACGTAAAGCACCTGGGCGCTGATATTGGCCTGGTTACCGTACTCCATACCTGGGGGCAGAACATGAAGGAACACCCACACCTGCATTGCATCATGCCCGCAGGGGGCCTGGGCTTCGACCGCGAACACTGGGTGCATGTACCGGCCAAAAACAACTTTTTCATCGCAGGCAAGATATTGGCAAAAAAGTTCAGGGGAAAGTTTCTGTATTTGCTAAAACAAGCCAAAGAAAAAGGGGAACTCGATTTTCACGGCAAACTGGCAGGCATAAAAGGGCCTGTGCAGTTTAACCGCTTCCTCACGCCTTTATACAAAAAGGACTGGGTGGTGAATGCGCAGGCACCCATGGGCAATCCTGAAAAAATACTGGAATACCTTTCGCGTTACGTGTTTCGTATTGCCATTACCGACCGGCGGATTTTGGAAGTGAAGAATGGCAAAGTGCGATTTTCGTGGAAAGATTACCGTACAGGCAGGTTCAGGGAAATGAAACTGGATGTGGATGAGTTTATCCGCCGGTTTTTGTTGCACATTTTGCCAAAGGGCTTTTTTAAAGTGCGGTACTATGGAATTTTATCGAGCCGTTACCGTAAACAAAACATCCTGGCGGCAAAACAACTGCTGGCACAAGAGGTCGAAAACCGGAAAGAAGAGGCACTGGAAGATGGCGGCCAGGTTTGGGAAAGACAGGATACGGTGTGGACTGAAATCCTGGAATGTATCCAAAACTTCCGGCAGCCCAACTGCCCGGTATGTAAAAAAGGAAGGCTGCGTTTTGCCGGTTTGGTGAAAGATGTTCCGTGGGAACCCGGATAG